In the Euphorbia lathyris chromosome 5, ddEupLath1.1, whole genome shotgun sequence genome, one interval contains:
- the LOC136230228 gene encoding uncharacterized protein: MCFQKGSTQSNLNCFLQCTTPVVSSQSLPKTEMRNLNRLWHPWERDTVEFFTLSDLWNCYDEWSAYGAGVPIFLDHGETLVQYYVPYLSAIQIFTSNPSVNGFREENEPGEGGEMRDSFSDSCSDESESDKLSRWDGCSSEEGGGFEQDNNNNNLWRLNDRLGHLYFQYFERSTPYGRVPLMDKINGLARRFPGLMSLRSVDLSPATWMAVAWYPIYHIPMGRTIKDLSTCFLTYHTLSSSFQDMDLDNNIENPGRKRKEGEGISLPPFGLATYKMQGNVWISGNSGRDQEKLVSLYSVADSWLKQLRVQHHDFNYFMGIRHAG, from the exons ATGTGTTTTCAAAAGGGGTCAACGCAATCCAACCTCAATTGCTTCCTCCAATGCACAACCCCAGTTGTTTCATCTCAATCCCTTCCAAag ACAGAAATGAGGAACTTGAACCGTTTATGGCATCCATGGGAAAGAGATACTGTTGAATTTTTCACCTTGAGTGATCTCTGGAATTGCTATGATGAATGGAGTGCTTATGGTGCTGGTGTTCCTATTTTCCTTGATCATGGTGAAACTTTAGTTCAATACTATGTTCCTTATCTTTCTGCTATCCAAATTTTCACCAGCAATCCTTCTGTCAATGGATTTAG GGAAGAGAACGAACCGGGTGAAGGAGGAGAAATGAGGGATTCGTTTAGTGATTCTTGTAGTGATGAGAGTGAGAGTGATAAGTTGTCGAGGTGGGATGGATGTTCGTCGGAGGAAGGAGGAGGATTCGAGCAagataacaacaacaacaacctcTGGCGTCTTAATGATCGATTGGGTCATCTTTATTTTCAGTATTTTGAGAGATCAACTCCTTATGGAAGAGTTCCTTTGATGGATAAG ATTAACGGATTGGCTCGAAGATTCCCGGGTTTAATGTCACTCCGAAGTGTTGATCTTTCACCAGCTACTTGGATGGCTGTTGCTTG GTACCCGATTTATCACATCCCGATGGGGAGAACTATCAAGGACTTATCGACATGCTTCCTCACATACCATACCCTATCATCATCTTTTCAAG ATATGGACCTAGACAATAACATCGAGAATCCGGGGAggaaaagaaaggaaggggAAGGCATCTCTCTACCCCCATTTGGCTTAGCAACTTACAAAATGCAAGGAAATGTGTGGATTTCGGGCAATTCCGGCCGGGACCAGGAAAAGCTAGTATCACTTTACAGTGTAGCAGATTCATGGCTAAAGCAACTAAGGGTCCAACATCATGATTTCAACTATTTCATGGGAATTAGGCATGCTGGCTAG